In Rhipicephalus microplus isolate Deutch F79 chromosome 7, USDA_Rmic, whole genome shotgun sequence, one genomic interval encodes:
- the LOC142767712 gene encoding uncharacterized protein LOC142767712 has product MGNRARDQLTFLMATAIIALCLVILMLVIMVYILRQNSVSSTTDLDFEATRLEDAEGQTGTKKTTITKPPEPTPSQSQMSPSVEPSSPDTAPTKTPKVFGKPLLCTVRDRLFLAEQFPPDGMCDYIFFDSLYKDGDRNLLPNETTYSKSLNVFLNDHRDYRHTTLGLGFAFNSLTKAEEDLKMRNPSPLEPFWKRSIFHAGVIDPCARPTRDQTKASIASLKKINRLLDAQRARGHIAITAITAPQPDLRWTLSYAEDFSELQFTPDLFVLFGHYRYGDNFRTNCAIVPPTIHPDDTPPGKLLEDYSFNVGTPVLSLRKLYDEGIDIIGLVSVTMKGRWAEPQFTNNVDFFEPCVPDFNTPSFGGMTDVCPGGGRLATQFNYSTEHHAVITYIAFLRRTFVYDDEKAFAEKLCRAKSLGHSVPFGIAVYDIDFEDYDNKCTKQNSNGAFSRLKVLRKVVDYFNENSTSFNENACNAYVMT; this is encoded by the exons ATGGGGAACAG GGCACGTGACCAACTGACCTTCTTGATGGCCACCGCCATCATCGCACTCTGCCTAGTCATTCTCATGCTGGTGATCATGGTGTACATACTGAGAC AAAACAGTGTCTCTTCAACCACTGATCTGGACTTTGAGGCAACTAGACTGGAGGATGCTGAAGGCCAGACGGGTACGAAGAAAACAACCATTACGAAGCCTCCAGAGCCCACGCCATCACAGAGCCAGATGTCGCCCTCTGTCGAGCCGTCGTCCCCTGATACAGCCCCTACCAAAACGCCAAAAG TCTTCGGGAAGCCGCTGCTGTGCACCGTGCGGGACAGGCTTTTCTTGGCAGAACAGTTCCCGCCGGACGGTATGTGCGACTACATCTTCTTCGACTCGTTGTACAAGGATGGCGACCGCAACCTGCTGCCCAATGAGACCACTTACTCAAAAAGCCTGAACGTTTTTCTCAATGACCACCGCGACTACCGACACACGACGCTTGGCCTCGGCTTCGCTTTCAA CTCCTTGACGAAAGCGGAGGAAGATTTGAAAATGCGAAACCCCAGTCCACTTGAACCTTTCTGGAAGCGGAGCATTTTTCATGCTGGAGTTATCGACCCTTGTGCGAGGCCGACGCGAGATCAGACGAAAGCGTCCATCGCTTCTTTGAAG AAAATAAACCGATTACTCGACGCTCAGAGAGCCCGTGGCCACATTGCAATCACGGCAATCACTGCTCCGCAACCAGATTTACGATGGACCTTAAGCTACGCCGAGGATTTTAG TGAGCTCCAATTCACCCCTGACCTGTTCGTCTTGTTCGGTCACTACCGATACGGTGACAACTTTCGCACGAACTGCGCCATCGTGCCTCCAACTATCCACCCGGATGACACGCCGCCTGGCAAACTCCTTGAAGACTACAGCTTCAATGTG GGGACGCCCGTGTTGAGCCTTCGCAAGCTGTACGACGAGGGCATCGACATCATAGGTCTCGTGTCTGTTACCATGAAGGGTCGTTGGGCAGAGCCCCAGTTTACCAACAACGTGGACTTCTTCGAGCCATGTGTGCCTGATTTCAACACTCCGTCGTTCGGTGGAATGACCGAC GTGTGCCCTGGTGGAGGTCGCTTAGCGACTCAGTTCAATTACTCGACGGAGCACCACGCTGTGATCACCTATATCGCCTTCCTTCGGCGTACCTTTGTCTACGATGATGAGAAGGCCTTTGCGGAAAAG TTGTGCAGAGCGAAATCTCTGGGCCACAGCGTGCCGTTTGGCATTGCCGTGTACGACATCGATTTTGAGGACTACGATAACAAATGCACGAAGCAGAACAGTAACGGCGCCTTCAGCCGTTTGAAAGTGCTGAGGAAAGTGGTGGACTACTTCAACGAGAACTCTACTTCATTCAATGAGAACGCCTGCAACGCTTACGTGATGACATAA